Proteins encoded in a region of the Paenibacillus sp. W2I17 genome:
- a CDS encoding glutaminase family protein, which yields MTTEFRPPSVPLVTVDPYFSVWSAADHLYEDHTRHWTNKTNGMVGLAVIDGKLRRFMGKVGSEERTAVQEPEVLVQTNLTVQPVTTRYTFQGEGIELHVQFNTPLLLDDLDLLSRPVTYLTFQAKSIDGASHQVKIYFDVTGEWCVNTSDQHITWERHVIEGQWNVMSMGTVDQPVLQLAGDDTRIDWGYMVLAVPQSSDIQTAIHSVTGREQYARTGQLPIEDDHPQPRAVSDNMPVMAAEIDLGAVRDEPISEYLMLAYDDIHAIEYFQQPLPAYWKRSGLTFHEMLLMAAQQYEEIQQRCDRFNLELLEESQDAGGDKYRDMVALTYRQAIAAHKLAADDEGNVLFFSKENFSNGCIATVDVSYPSIPLFLRYNPELIKGMMRPIYKYAMSPDWTFDFAPHDVGTYPRANGQVYGENKLEYQMPIEECGNMLLMAAAVSKYEGDIEFARQHWEPLTRWADYLLHNGLDPVNQLCTDDFAGHLAHNTNLSIKAILGIAAYSYMCDRLGMKEGATYLEGARKMAQEWVAMADAGDHYKLTFDSPTESWSMKYNLVWDHLLDLHLFPKDVAAAEIEYYMNKQNRYGLPLDSRETYTKSDWLVWCASMSATKAQFESFISPLWDFMNETSSRVPVTDWYDTITAKQMNFQNRSVVGGFFIQLLMQQSADEWVKAGGEYEGRRRGSL from the coding sequence ATGACGACTGAGTTCAGACCGCCTTCCGTACCTCTGGTTACTGTGGACCCTTATTTTAGCGTATGGTCGGCCGCGGACCATCTGTATGAAGATCATACCCGGCATTGGACGAACAAAACGAATGGCATGGTGGGCTTGGCGGTGATCGATGGAAAGCTTCGACGATTTATGGGGAAAGTGGGATCGGAGGAGCGTACAGCTGTCCAGGAACCTGAAGTGCTGGTGCAGACCAACCTGACTGTCCAGCCCGTAACGACTCGATATACGTTTCAAGGGGAAGGAATTGAACTTCATGTTCAGTTCAATACACCTTTATTGCTGGATGATCTGGACCTGTTATCCAGGCCGGTGACGTATTTGACTTTTCAGGCCAAATCCATCGATGGGGCATCCCATCAAGTCAAAATATATTTTGATGTGACAGGTGAATGGTGTGTAAACACATCCGACCAACACATTACATGGGAACGCCATGTGATTGAGGGGCAATGGAATGTCATGTCCATGGGCACTGTGGATCAGCCCGTATTACAGCTTGCCGGTGATGATACACGAATCGATTGGGGATATATGGTTCTGGCTGTTCCCCAATCTTCCGATATCCAGACGGCCATTCATTCAGTAACAGGCCGTGAGCAGTATGCACGCACTGGACAATTGCCGATCGAAGATGATCATCCTCAGCCGCGAGCTGTATCGGACAACATGCCGGTTATGGCCGCCGAGATCGATCTGGGGGCTGTCCGGGACGAACCGATATCCGAATATCTAATGCTTGCGTATGACGATATCCATGCGATTGAATATTTTCAACAACCGCTGCCTGCGTATTGGAAGCGAAGTGGATTAACATTTCATGAAATGCTGTTGATGGCAGCTCAACAATACGAAGAGATTCAGCAGCGCTGTGATCGTTTTAACCTGGAGCTCCTGGAAGAGAGCCAGGACGCAGGCGGGGATAAATATCGGGATATGGTGGCCCTGACGTACAGACAGGCGATTGCGGCGCATAAGCTGGCTGCCGATGACGAGGGAAATGTTTTATTTTTCTCCAAAGAGAATTTCAGCAACGGATGTATCGCTACGGTGGATGTCAGTTACCCTTCGATCCCATTATTCCTGAGATACAACCCTGAACTGATCAAGGGCATGATGCGTCCAATTTACAAGTATGCGATGAGCCCGGATTGGACGTTTGATTTTGCTCCTCATGATGTAGGAACCTACCCTAGGGCCAACGGTCAGGTGTATGGAGAGAATAAGCTGGAATACCAGATGCCGATTGAGGAATGCGGCAATATGCTGCTGATGGCTGCGGCGGTCAGCAAATATGAGGGAGATATCGAATTTGCTCGGCAGCATTGGGAACCTCTTACGCGATGGGCAGATTATTTGCTGCACAATGGACTCGATCCTGTAAACCAGCTGTGCACGGATGACTTCGCCGGGCATCTGGCGCACAATACCAATTTATCGATTAAGGCCATATTGGGCATTGCTGCTTATTCCTATATGTGTGACAGGCTCGGAATGAAGGAAGGGGCGACATACCTTGAGGGAGCTCGAAAAATGGCACAGGAGTGGGTGGCCATGGCAGATGCCGGGGATCACTATAAGCTGACGTTTGACAGTCCGACCGAGTCATGGAGCATGAAGTACAATCTTGTGTGGGACCATCTGCTCGACCTGCACCTGTTCCCCAAAGACGTTGCTGCTGCAGAAATCGAATATTACATGAACAAACAAAACCGCTATGGTCTGCCCTTGGATAGTCGTGAAACGTATACCAAATCCGATTGGCTGGTCTGGTGTGCCTCTATGAGTGCAACGAAAGCGCAGTTTGAATCGTTCATTTCACCGCTGTGGGATTTCATGAACGAAACCTCATCTCGTGTTCCCGTAACGGATTGGTATGATACGATCACCGCAAAGCAAATGAACTTTCAGAATCGTTCTGTGGTTGGCGGGTTCTTTATTCAATTACTCATGCAGCAGTCTGCAGACGAATGGGTGAAGGCAGGTGGTGAATATGAAGGCAGGCGCAGAGGAAGTCTGTGA
- a CDS encoding extracellular solute-binding protein: protein MNRIWSKGVSVLLVSILVGGSLSGCTDSSGNGNNGEAADGSYELKILHNWNGSGGSDNGITPVEEVIKEKTGVTLDWEYTKGSETEKVNQIFATQDLPDIYTGPAWGGELDGIIKAAKEGQLVDISDKLGDYPNLAKSIAKENVPPALYEKAINAYDGKKYLLLQNQPAQNEDGMDWLYGFYVRKDIADKVGIDPQSVVTKEEFYNFLKAIKDANLQENGQPVFPLGGFSNGWSVGIGNTMFNSGGSYVDKGDGTVEHNFFTKGYEEYTLFYRKLVEEGLMDPEAFTQTDPIAKEKINQGRIAILAAHYPAILDASKEYITSHPGSDYIPIGPLERADVEPNRPADLGIQGNNVTAITKNCKGACVDAALKFLDYMASDEGFMLARYGVQGVHWDMKEGKPVANKEWFDKFTADQSGKVRKNEGISIGLESITGPDQINSVAGGDIWADQKRLDAMEQARKILRPNGIHVITAYNPGDVITKAPEWEMLKPSMDRMGDAWKEAIFAKSDEAALGIINELREQLRKTGYDQAMQFTNENLKGKDVVTVQMPN from the coding sequence TTGAACCGAATTTGGTCGAAAGGCGTATCCGTATTACTCGTGTCCATCTTGGTTGGAGGATCGTTGAGCGGATGCACGGATTCATCAGGAAACGGGAATAACGGAGAAGCAGCTGATGGTTCATACGAGCTCAAAATATTGCACAACTGGAACGGTTCGGGTGGTTCGGATAACGGAATAACGCCTGTGGAAGAAGTCATCAAGGAGAAGACTGGCGTCACGCTGGATTGGGAGTATACCAAAGGCAGTGAGACCGAGAAGGTAAACCAGATATTTGCCACGCAGGATCTGCCGGATATCTATACCGGACCCGCATGGGGTGGTGAGCTGGATGGCATTATCAAGGCGGCCAAAGAAGGGCAGCTCGTCGATATTTCCGACAAATTGGGGGACTATCCTAACCTCGCGAAATCCATTGCTAAAGAAAATGTACCCCCAGCGCTCTATGAAAAAGCGATTAATGCCTATGACGGCAAAAAATATCTACTCCTGCAAAACCAGCCTGCCCAGAATGAAGATGGCATGGATTGGCTGTACGGCTTCTATGTTCGCAAGGATATCGCGGATAAGGTGGGTATAGACCCTCAATCGGTCGTGACAAAGGAGGAATTCTATAACTTCCTCAAAGCAATCAAGGATGCCAATCTGCAAGAGAACGGGCAGCCGGTCTTTCCACTGGGTGGCTTCAGCAACGGCTGGTCCGTCGGCATCGGCAATACCATGTTCAATTCGGGTGGCAGTTATGTTGACAAAGGTGACGGAACGGTAGAGCATAACTTTTTCACCAAAGGTTATGAAGAATACACCCTGTTCTATCGGAAACTGGTTGAAGAAGGGTTAATGGACCCGGAAGCATTCACCCAGACTGACCCGATCGCCAAGGAGAAAATCAATCAGGGCCGCATCGCCATTCTGGCCGCACACTATCCGGCCATTCTGGATGCCTCCAAAGAATATATTACTTCACACCCTGGAAGCGATTACATCCCGATCGGCCCTTTGGAGCGTGCAGATGTTGAACCGAATCGCCCTGCGGATCTGGGCATTCAGGGCAACAACGTAACAGCGATCACCAAAAACTGCAAGGGCGCATGTGTAGATGCGGCGCTGAAGTTCCTCGATTACATGGCTTCCGATGAAGGATTTATGCTGGCAAGATACGGAGTGCAGGGCGTTCATTGGGATATGAAGGAGGGTAAACCTGTTGCCAATAAGGAGTGGTTCGATAAATTTACGGCAGATCAATCGGGTAAAGTTCGCAAGAACGAAGGCATTTCCATTGGTCTGGAATCCATCACGGGGCCTGATCAAATCAATTCGGTCGCAGGCGGAGATATCTGGGCCGATCAGAAACGGCTTGATGCCATGGAACAAGCCAGAAAAATTCTGCGTCCTAATGGCATTCATGTCATTACAGCCTATAACCCGGGCGATGTGATTACCAAAGCACCGGAATGGGAGATGCTGAAGCCTTCCATGGACCGGATGGGTGATGCCTGGAAGGAAGCAATCTTTGCAAAGTCGGATGAAGCGGCGTTGGGCATTATCAACGAGCTTCGCGAGCAGCTTCGAAAGACCGGATATGATCAAGCCATGCAGTTTACGAACGAAAACTTGAAAGGGAAAGACGTAGTTACCGTTCAGATGCCGAACTGA
- a CDS encoding carbohydrate ABC transporter permease, producing MTRKWSLFSVINYTILALVGFSMIYPFIYILAYSLNDGKDSMQGAIYFLPRKFTLENYAQVFDNARIWKAYQITIMRTVLGTFLHVILGTLMAYALSKKSLPGRSFFTFYIFLPTIFSAGFIPFFITLQKLHLINTFWVYVLPLLFNFMHIIIIRTFLQGIPEELEESAHIDGYGDFQIFIRIILPLSGPVLATISLFIGVAHWNDWFSGAYYVSNKDLIPVQTLLQEMLTEAESLSNSMQRAAQQGGQTIGGSGGAGATPESLRMALLVITVFPILCIYPFLQRYFVKGVMIGSVKG from the coding sequence ATGACACGCAAATGGTCCTTATTTTCAGTTATAAACTATACCATTCTCGCTTTGGTCGGATTCTCCATGATCTACCCGTTTATTTACATCCTGGCGTACTCGCTGAATGACGGCAAAGATTCCATGCAGGGCGCGATCTATTTCCTTCCACGAAAATTTACACTGGAGAACTATGCCCAGGTATTTGATAACGCACGCATCTGGAAGGCGTACCAGATCACCATCATGCGAACCGTGCTGGGTACGTTCCTTCATGTGATTCTGGGTACACTGATGGCTTACGCGCTCTCGAAGAAATCATTGCCGGGCCGTTCATTTTTCACCTTTTACATCTTTTTGCCTACGATTTTCAGTGCCGGATTCATCCCGTTCTTCATTACGCTTCAGAAGCTGCATCTGATCAATACCTTCTGGGTGTACGTCTTACCGCTGTTATTCAACTTCATGCATATCATCATTATCCGGACCTTTCTGCAAGGAATTCCGGAAGAGCTGGAAGAATCAGCCCACATTGACGGGTATGGGGATTTTCAAATCTTCATTCGCATTATTCTGCCTCTCTCGGGACCCGTACTGGCAACCATCTCCCTCTTCATTGGGGTCGCCCACTGGAATGACTGGTTCTCGGGTGCCTACTATGTATCCAACAAGGATCTGATTCCGGTGCAAACCCTCTTGCAGGAGATGCTGACCGAAGCGGAGTCGCTGTCCAATTCGATGCAGCGCGCAGCACAACAGGGCGGGCAGACGATTGGCGGTTCAGGCGGAGCGGGTGCGACACCCGAATCCCTGCGTATGGCTTTGCTCGTCATTACGGTCTTCCCGATCCTGTGTATCTACCCGTTCCTGCAACGATATTTCGTAAAAGGAGTGATGATCGGTTCGGTGAAAGGTTAG
- a CDS encoding sugar ABC transporter permease — protein MIKNSVLMKRIWKHKLFYLFMLPGIIWFFLFSYVPLYGIQVAFRDYTFVGGFTGSPWAGFKYFQQFFNYYQSGDIIRNTVIISLMKLLIGFPMPIILAILLNEIRMIRFKKTVQTLSYLPYFVSWIVVVTLMQRLLTPYGGPVNDLLGSFGTDPIQFLNNPTWFYQMIVGSDIWKNIGWNSIIFMAAIAGIDQQQYEAAKIDGAGRFQQMWHVTLPGIRNVAIILFILAVGNLMSAGYEQLLLLNGPATAGMGSVLDVHAINSGIREGRLSYAAAVGLFQSVIGLILVLTVNRIARKVSDVSLF, from the coding sequence GTGATTAAGAACAGTGTGTTAATGAAGCGAATCTGGAAGCATAAGCTCTTTTACTTGTTCATGTTACCTGGCATCATCTGGTTCTTCCTATTCTCTTATGTTCCCTTATATGGAATTCAGGTTGCCTTCAGGGACTATACCTTCGTTGGCGGTTTTACCGGAAGTCCCTGGGCAGGCTTCAAGTATTTTCAACAGTTCTTTAACTATTATCAATCCGGTGATATCATCCGCAACACGGTGATTATCAGTCTTATGAAGCTGTTAATCGGCTTTCCGATGCCAATCATTCTTGCCATTCTTTTAAACGAAATACGCATGATCAGGTTCAAGAAAACCGTTCAGACACTTTCCTATTTACCCTACTTTGTATCCTGGATTGTGGTTGTCACCCTGATGCAGAGATTGCTCACGCCATACGGCGGGCCAGTTAATGATTTGCTGGGGTCGTTCGGAACTGATCCAATCCAATTCCTGAACAATCCCACCTGGTTCTATCAGATGATTGTTGGATCGGATATTTGGAAGAACATCGGCTGGAACTCCATCATATTCATGGCTGCGATTGCCGGAATTGACCAGCAGCAATATGAAGCTGCCAAGATCGATGGTGCAGGGCGTTTCCAACAGATGTGGCATGTGACCCTGCCGGGTATCCGTAATGTCGCCATTATATTATTTATTCTCGCCGTGGGTAACTTGATGAGCGCGGGTTATGAGCAGCTGCTTCTCCTGAATGGACCTGCGACTGCTGGCATGGGCAGTGTACTCGACGTGCACGCCATTAACTCGGGTATCCGCGAAGGGCGTCTGAGTTACGCGGCAGCTGTGGGGCTGTTCCAGAGTGTAATTGGGCTGATTTTGGTGCTAACGGTCAACCGGATTGCCCGCAAAGTCAGTGATGTATCCCTGTTCTAA
- a CDS encoding glycoside hydrolase family 38 C-terminal domain-containing protein has translation MPYEPIRLGHLNQMLSKLREAIYEPIAKLNVTAWVTPEPVPFEERMSGQQITLSQGERWGKLWDCAWFCFTGSIPPSGSDAKAVLLLDVNGELCLVDHEGTPVQGLTTINSEFEFTLGLPGKRVVELDHSSITVTDGAFELWADAGNNDLFGKYQGGTVKEAILAHCREDIRRLYYDTEVLLETAEHLPVNMARRERILQSLYDASIVLTELTPDRIHRAKLLLNEQLSRRGGDPVLNISAVGHAHIDLAWLWPIRETIRKGARTFSTVLRMMERYPDYVFGASQPQLYDWMKQHYPKLYDQINERVQEGRWEPQGAMWVESDTNVPGGESLVRQILYGKRYFQQEFGMEMKSLWMPDVFGYSASLPQLLKKSGVDYMMTQKLSWSEYNRHPHHSFLWEGIDGSSVLTHMPPEDTYNSPAAPRSIAKAEREYLDKNVSSHALMLFGIGDGGGGPGEEHLERLEREKNLLGLAPVVQEPSWKFFERLNEERERFQTWRGELYLEKHQGTLTSQARSKWYNRKMEKALRELEFAAVLAARMGKSYPAEALETIWKEVLLYQFHDILPGSSIKRVYDESLIRYEALLQQTEGMITETYSYITDYISSQEESSNSTVVFNSLPWERQEWLHLHGRWHKVQVPSMGYTVVSDHEDQEVMGEIATGIETDVAALETDFRDTAKEYSMENDILIVKFDPNGGITSILDKLESREIILQGQRGNDLRVYHDEGDAWDFRHDYSAQVGMPLILNDIHEFRDGPRVGLVFDYSYGESSLTQTVILTEGSRRIDFETVVDWQEYGKMLRTSFPVQIRTDQVHCEIQFGSLSRPTHRNTMWDFAKDEICAHQWVDISEPDYGVALLNDCKYGHRAINNVLDLHLLRSSSYPDPVADRAEHQFTYSLYPHQGNHVQAEIYRRGNELNIPLRLSSLSAPSMDVEEEKLPYTKAFLQPDHPHIMVESIKKAEDSNDIIVRLYETSGTRVKTKLSIGWNAEEVWEVDLMENNISSLELQDQADVVLSFTPFEIISLRLKG, from the coding sequence ATGCCATATGAACCGATTAGACTCGGACATTTGAATCAAATGCTGTCCAAACTCCGTGAAGCCATATATGAGCCCATTGCCAAGTTGAATGTGACGGCATGGGTTACCCCGGAGCCTGTTCCATTCGAGGAAAGAATGTCAGGTCAGCAAATCACTCTTTCACAGGGCGAGCGTTGGGGGAAGTTATGGGATTGTGCCTGGTTTTGTTTTACAGGGAGCATTCCACCGTCCGGTAGTGACGCCAAGGCTGTTCTTCTGCTGGACGTGAACGGCGAACTCTGTCTGGTGGACCACGAAGGAACGCCTGTACAGGGATTGACAACGATTAATTCAGAGTTTGAATTCACACTGGGTCTCCCTGGGAAAAGAGTTGTTGAACTGGACCATTCGTCGATAACGGTGACGGACGGAGCATTCGAACTGTGGGCTGACGCCGGCAATAACGACTTATTTGGAAAATACCAGGGCGGTACGGTAAAAGAAGCGATTTTGGCACATTGTCGTGAAGATATACGAAGGTTGTATTACGACACCGAAGTGCTTCTGGAGACGGCAGAACACCTTCCTGTCAACATGGCGCGCAGAGAAAGGATTCTTCAATCCCTGTATGACGCTTCCATAGTATTGACGGAATTAACGCCTGACCGCATACATCGCGCCAAGCTATTATTGAACGAACAATTATCACGTCGTGGCGGCGATCCTGTGCTGAACATAAGTGCGGTTGGGCATGCTCATATTGATTTGGCCTGGTTATGGCCGATCCGTGAGACGATCCGAAAGGGCGCAAGAACATTCTCCACGGTGCTTCGCATGATGGAGCGTTATCCCGATTATGTATTCGGAGCGAGTCAGCCTCAGCTATACGATTGGATGAAGCAGCACTATCCCAAGCTGTATGACCAGATCAATGAACGGGTGCAGGAAGGCAGATGGGAACCGCAAGGGGCCATGTGGGTGGAATCGGATACCAATGTGCCGGGTGGCGAATCTCTTGTACGCCAGATTCTGTACGGCAAACGTTATTTCCAACAGGAATTTGGAATGGAGATGAAGTCGCTGTGGATGCCAGATGTATTTGGCTACTCCGCAAGCTTGCCGCAGTTGTTGAAGAAATCCGGTGTAGATTACATGATGACCCAGAAGCTCTCCTGGAGTGAGTACAACCGCCATCCTCACCATTCCTTTCTGTGGGAAGGGATCGACGGTTCCTCGGTGTTAACACATATGCCACCTGAGGATACGTACAACAGTCCGGCCGCCCCACGTTCCATTGCCAAAGCAGAGCGGGAGTATCTGGACAAAAATGTTTCCAGCCACGCATTGATGCTCTTCGGCATTGGAGACGGCGGCGGCGGGCCGGGAGAAGAGCATTTGGAACGGTTGGAGCGGGAGAAGAACCTGCTCGGTCTGGCGCCTGTTGTGCAGGAACCTTCCTGGAAATTTTTTGAACGATTGAATGAAGAAAGAGAGCGATTCCAGACCTGGCGTGGGGAGTTGTATCTCGAAAAGCACCAAGGAACCCTGACCAGTCAGGCACGGAGCAAGTGGTATAACCGCAAGATGGAGAAAGCTCTGCGCGAGCTGGAATTTGCTGCTGTACTGGCTGCCCGCATGGGCAAGTCTTATCCGGCCGAAGCATTGGAGACGATCTGGAAGGAAGTGCTTCTGTACCAGTTTCATGATATCCTCCCCGGATCTTCGATTAAGCGAGTATATGATGAGTCGTTAATACGGTATGAAGCATTGCTCCAGCAGACGGAAGGCATGATCACCGAAACCTACAGCTATATTACAGATTATATCTCTTCCCAAGAGGAAAGCTCCAATTCAACTGTGGTATTCAACTCACTACCGTGGGAACGTCAGGAGTGGCTGCACCTCCACGGACGATGGCATAAGGTGCAGGTTCCATCCATGGGCTACACCGTGGTATCTGATCATGAAGATCAGGAGGTCATGGGGGAGATCGCAACTGGTATTGAAACGGATGTTGCTGCGCTGGAAACAGATTTCCGTGACACAGCCAAGGAGTACAGTATGGAGAATGACATTCTCATCGTGAAATTTGACCCCAATGGCGGCATTACCTCGATCCTGGATAAACTGGAGTCCCGTGAAATCATCCTGCAAGGACAGCGGGGGAACGATCTTCGTGTATATCATGACGAAGGCGATGCCTGGGATTTCCGCCATGATTATTCAGCGCAAGTAGGGATGCCATTAATTCTGAATGATATCCATGAGTTTCGGGATGGTCCAAGAGTTGGGTTGGTTTTTGATTACAGCTACGGCGAGTCGTCTCTAACCCAAACCGTTATTTTAACTGAGGGCAGTCGGCGTATTGATTTTGAAACGGTCGTGGATTGGCAGGAATACGGTAAAATGTTACGCACTTCGTTCCCGGTGCAGATTCGTACCGATCAGGTTCACTGTGAAATCCAGTTTGGCAGCCTGAGCAGGCCGACTCACCGCAATACGATGTGGGACTTTGCCAAGGATGAGATTTGCGCTCACCAATGGGTGGATATATCAGAACCGGATTACGGAGTCGCCTTACTCAACGATTGCAAATACGGACATCGAGCCATTAACAATGTACTTGACCTTCATTTGCTGCGCAGCAGTTCCTACCCAGATCCGGTGGCGGATCGTGCAGAGCACCAATTCACCTATTCGTTATATCCGCATCAGGGGAACCATGTTCAGGCTGAAATTTATCGAAGAGGCAATGAGCTCAATATTCCGCTGCGCCTGAGTTCCTTGTCTGCACCTTCAATGGATGTAGAAGAGGAAAAGCTACCTTACACGAAAGCATTCCTGCAGCCGGATCATCCGCACATCATGGTGGAGTCAATCAAAAAAGCCGAGGACAGCAATGACATTATCGTCCGTCTGTATGAGACCTCGGGAACCCGGGTCAAAACGAAACTGTCAATCGGTTGGAATGCTGAAGAAGTCTGGGAAGTGGATCTCATGGAGAATAACATTTCATCGCTGGAGCTTCAGGATCAAGCCGACGTAGTTTTGTCCTTTACACCATTCGAGATCATCTCACTGCGATTGAAAGGTTAG
- a CDS encoding GntR family transcriptional regulator: MSTNDRIPLYQQIQDYIRKFIASENMKPGDRIPTEKELMDRFNVSKITVVNALTGLANEKLIARVPGKGSFVAEGTDAADTAFSESPAVKGGRSSTRMIGVIMPTIHDYFAIRLIEGIEQSLNQEGYRSMIMLTHGNIEKEKDAIRELKALGTEGLLIFPVDEGNYNEEILGMKISGFPFLLIDRYLPGVETHYIAADGRLGVRLAVEHLWELGHRDIAICSDSPLQTVTVQERIDGYIEALKDKGALINPAHMITDFKPLSVLKDAEAHPLYRYISNKMVTAYISLNGRLGVQIYQMAKQAGLRIPEDVSIVSFDDPTSIVEEFSIFTHVKQFEREMGIRAANQLLEVIRNSREITGFSKILIEPELVVRQTTGSCP; this comes from the coding sequence ATGAGTACGAATGATCGAATACCGTTGTACCAACAAATTCAAGACTACATCCGCAAATTCATTGCTTCCGAAAATATGAAGCCGGGTGATCGAATACCGACAGAGAAGGAACTCATGGATCGATTTAACGTTAGCAAAATTACAGTTGTGAATGCCCTGACAGGCTTGGCTAACGAGAAATTGATTGCACGCGTCCCGGGGAAAGGAAGCTTTGTCGCGGAAGGCACAGATGCAGCAGACACCGCATTTTCTGAATCTCCGGCAGTAAAGGGAGGCAGATCGAGTACAAGAATGATTGGGGTGATCATGCCTACGATTCACGACTACTTTGCGATTCGACTCATCGAAGGGATCGAGCAGTCACTCAATCAGGAAGGCTATCGCAGCATGATCATGCTGACGCATGGCAACATCGAGAAAGAAAAGGATGCGATCAGGGAGTTAAAGGCACTTGGAACTGAGGGGCTATTAATCTTTCCTGTGGATGAAGGTAACTATAACGAGGAGATTCTCGGCATGAAGATATCCGGCTTCCCTTTTTTGCTGATTGACCGATATTTGCCTGGCGTCGAAACCCATTACATTGCGGCTGATGGAAGGTTGGGCGTGAGGCTGGCCGTTGAACATCTATGGGAGCTTGGACATCGTGATATAGCGATCTGCTCGGATTCTCCATTGCAAACCGTCACGGTCCAGGAGCGGATTGATGGTTATATTGAAGCACTGAAGGATAAAGGAGCATTGATTAACCCTGCACATATGATTACAGATTTCAAACCGCTGTCTGTTCTGAAGGATGCAGAAGCCCATCCATTGTACCGATATATCAGCAACAAGATGGTGACTGCTTATATATCGCTTAACGGAAGGCTGGGGGTTCAGATCTATCAAATGGCTAAGCAAGCTGGTCTTCGCATTCCCGAAGATGTATCGATTGTAAGCTTTGATGACCCCACTTCCATCGTGGAGGAATTCAGTATTTTTACGCATGTAAAACAATTTGAGAGAGAGATGGGAATCCGCGCAGCCAACCAGCTTCTCGAAGTCATTCGGAATAGCCGCGAGATTACGGGCTTCAGCAAAATTCTGATTGAACCTGAACTTGTCGTTCGTCAAACGACTGGAAGCTGTCCCTAA
- a CDS encoding phosphatase PAP2 family protein, whose product MVRFVYTTDQPYNCFPSIHVLTSYLMLRGGHVFNRTIHLIIAINSILIIISTVLVKQHVVADILGGILVGSYVFGWQKWLSYEKR is encoded by the coding sequence TTGGTTCGATTCGTTTATACGACGGATCAACCTTATAACTGTTTTCCAAGCATTCACGTTTTAACAAGCTACCTAATGTTAAGAGGTGGTCATGTCTTTAACCGTACTATACATTTAATTATTGCAATCAATTCTATACTCATTATTATTTCAACAGTACTAGTCAAGCAGCACGTGGTTGCAGATATATTAGGTGGTATTTTAGTTGGGAGTTATGTTTTCGGTTGGCAAAAATGGTTGTCATACGAAAAAAGGTAA
- a CDS encoding helix-turn-helix domain-containing protein — translation MTFLLTGKKLLKRIELTKKLWLNNTKKARSTSGTSEPISSIAYKLGFEYPANFSKFFKSQTGMSPNQFRKY, via the coding sequence ATGACTTTCCTCCTAACTGGCAAGAAACTATTAAAACGCATTGAACTAACGAAGAAACTATGGCTCAATAATACAAAGAAAGCCAGATCAACGTCCGGTACTTCAGAACCGATCTCTAGTATTGCTTATAAGCTTGGTTTCGAATATCCGGCCAATTTTTCCAAATTTTTTAAATCACAGACGGGGATGTCGCCCAATCAATTTAGAAAATATTAG
- a CDS encoding DUF3888 domain-containing protein, protein MKRFIGSLLTAIIFLMVIQPICAKPNDEPLKRLVLTLLAPKIQEQINHYYKNKSTVSPTFTPFLDGTDVDVKYHSSHIDVQVKTIPYVGPHLDVGLDSMRFSIDNSGSIVVLEYKHIRNYDFPPNWQETIKTH, encoded by the coding sequence ATGAAAAGATTTATAGGATCATTGCTAACAGCCATCATTTTCTTGATGGTAATCCAGCCCATTTGTGCAAAGCCAAACGATGAACCATTGAAACGGCTTGTACTTACTTTGTTAGCTCCAAAAATACAGGAACAGATTAACCACTACTACAAAAATAAATCAACTGTATCACCTACGTTTACGCCCTTTTTGGATGGAACTGATGTAGACGTTAAATATCATTCTTCACATATTGATGTTCAGGTTAAAACTATCCCGTATGTAGGACCTCATTTGGATGTTGGACTCGACTCGATGAGGTTTAGTATAGATAACTCGGGATCAATAGTGGTTCTTGAGTATAAGCACATTAGGAATTATGACTTTCCTCCTAACTGGCAAGAAACTATTAAAACGCATTGA